Proteins encoded in a region of the Raphanus sativus cultivar WK10039 chromosome 8, ASM80110v3, whole genome shotgun sequence genome:
- the LOC108820805 gene encoding cyclin-dependent protein kinase inhibitor SMR9 produces MASKGKNPIRRTTSRRRKGIKNPSPPCSITSDVTSTSSSTSISLTATSTSTIPASGCCTPVSKKSRIPEMLTCPPAPKKQRVAQNIALRRRQISFFAPPDVEFFFLVAHGQQINK; encoded by the coding sequence ATGGCATCAAAAGGAAAGAACCCAATAAGAAGAACAACttcgagaagaagaaaaggaatcAAGAACCCATCTCCTCCATGTAGTATCACTAGTGACGTCACTTCAACGTCATCATCAACTTCGATATCTTTAACCGCTACGTCAACGTCGACGATTCCAGCCAGTGGATGTTGTACTCCGGTATCTAAGAAGTCACGAATACCAGAGATGCTGACGTGTCCGCCGGCGCCAAAGAAGCAAAGGGTGGCGCAGAACATTGCTTTGAGGAGGAGACAGATATCTTTCTTTGCTCCTCCAGATGTAgagtttttctttcttgtcGCACATGGTCAACAAATCAATAAATAA
- the LOC130499115 gene encoding uncharacterized protein LOC130499115: MWRFTGFEGPYVFLETINVKNSFIQKSRLKDLLALSVVKCPLNQNDMTHLMLSNNNKTKPIAHSDPEPLVQEQALALRNIVDGCINSIEFVFDGDGLILDTVGRQMRKAPQAQMAIQGMYVLTDLASGTELHKEAVMQQLFPQGEAE, translated from the exons ATGTGGCGCTTTACCGGCTTTGAAGGACCTTATGTTTTCTTGGAGACAATAAACGTAAAGAACTCTTTTATCCAGAAGTCAAGGCTCAAGGATTTGCTTGCCTTATCAGTGGTAAAGTGTCCTCTAAACCAAAATGATATGACTCATCTTATGCTCTCaaataacaacaaaacaaaacccaTTGCCCACTCAGATCCTGAGCCTTTGGTGCAAGAGCAAGCTTTGGCCCTCCGTAATATTGTTGACGGATGCATCAACTCCATTGAGTTTGTGTTTGATGGAGATGGCCTTATCTTAGATACTGTTGGAAGACAGATGAGGAAAGCTCCACAAGCTCAAATGGCAATACag GGAATGTATGTGCTCACAGATCTGGCGAGTGGTACTGAGTTACATAAAGAAGCGGTTATGCAGCAACTGTTTCCTCAAGGGGAAGCTGAATGA
- the LOC108820827 gene encoding protein DETOXIFICATION 42 — MSEDIGYNKETPCDFPRNPLCIFLSDFKSVLKFDELGLEIARIALPAALALTADPIASLVDTAFIGQIGPVELAAVGVSIALFNQVSRIAIFPLVSITTSFVAEEDACSSQETTVQDHKECIETGINNAKEETQELIPENNTDSISNESKISSSIFSVSESPVKKRNIPSASSALIIGAILGLLQAAFLISTARPLLSFMGIKHDSPMLGPAQRYLSLRSLGAPAVLLSLATQGVFRGFKDTTTPLYATVIGDATNIILDPIFIFVFRLGVTGAATAHVLSQYLMCGILLWKLMGQVDIFNLSTKHLQFSRFMKNGFLLLMRVIAVTFCVTLSASLAAREGSISMAAFQVCLQVWLATSLLADGFAVAGQAILASAFAKKDYKRAAATASRVLQLGLVLGFLLAVILGAGLHFGARLFTKDDKVLHLISIGLPFVAGTQPINALAFVFDGVNFGASDFGYAAASLVMVAIVSILCLILLSSTHGFIGLWFGLTIYMSLRAAVGFWRIGTATGPWSFLRR; from the exons ATGTCTGAAGATATTGGCTACAACAAAGAAACTCCTTGTGATTTTCCAAGAAACCCTCTTTGCATCTTCCTAAGTGATTTCAA ATCAGTTTTGAAATTTGATGAGCTCGGTTTGGAGATAGCACGAATAGCTTTACCTGCTGCACTTGCTTTAACAGCTGATCCTATTGCATCTCTTGTGGACACAGCCTTCATAGGCCAAATAG GTCCTGTAGAGCTTGCTGCAGTTGGAGTATCAATTGCTTTGTTCAACCAAGTTTCAAGAATCGCTATCTTTCCACTCGTTAGCATCACAACTTCCTTTGTAGCAGAGGAAGATGCTTGTAGTTCTCAGGAAACCACAGTCCAAGATCATAAAGAATGTATTGAAACTGGTATTAACAACGCAAAGGAGGAAACTCAAGAACTTATTCCTGAAAACAATACAG ATTCTATATCAAATGAATCTAAAATCAGTAGCAGTATCTTTAGTGTTAGTGAATCTCCAGTCAAGAAAAGAAACATACCATCAGCTTCATCTGCTTTAATCATTGGAGCCATTCTTGGCCTTCTTCAAGCTGCGTTTCTTATATCCACAGCCAGACCTCTCTTGAGTTTCATGGGAATTAAACAT GATTCTCCAATGTTGGGACCTGCTCAGAGATATCTATCTCTAAGATCACTTGGTGCACCTGCTGTTCTTCTCTCACTTGCTACACAAGGTGTTTTCCGTGGATTTAAAGACACAACAACTCCATTATATGCAACTG TGATTGGAGATGCCACAAATATAATACTGGATCCCATCTTCATATTCGTTTTTCGTCTAGGTGTTACAGGAGCAGCCACTGCTCATGTCCTATCCCA ATACCTTATGTGTGGAATACTCTTATGGAAACTGATGGGTCAAGTCGATATCTTTAACCTAAGTACCAAACATCTTCAGTTCTCTAGATTCATGAAAAATG GGTTTCTTTTACTGATGAGAGTTATAGCCGTGACATTCTGTGTAACGCTTTCCGCATCACTAGCTGCACGAGAAGGATCCATTTCCATGGCAGCTTTCCAAGTTTGCTTGCAGGTTTGGTTAGCAACTTCACTTCTTGCAGATGGGTTTGCTGTAGCTGGCCAG GCAATACTAGCGAGTGCGTTTGCTAAAAAGGACTACAAAAGAGCTGCAGCTACCGCCTCCCGTGTCCTGCAG TTGGGACTGGTTCTCGGGTTTCTACTTGCGGTTATACTTGGCGCAGGATTGCATTTTGGAGCAAGACTATTCACAAAAGATGATAAAGTCTTGCACCTCATTAGCATAGGACTTCCG TTTGTGGCAGGGACACAACCAATCAATGCCTTAGCATTTGTATTCGATGGAGTTAACTTTGGAGCATCTGATTTTGGTTATGCCGCAGCTTCATTAGTTATGGTGGCTATAGTTAGCATCCTGTGTTTGATACTACTCTCGTCGACTCATGGGTTTATTGGACTTTGGTTTGGTCTCACCATTTACATGAGTCTTAGAGCAGCCGTTGGATTCTGGCG GATTGGGACAGCAACAGGACCTTGGTCTTTTCTCAGGAGGTAA